In Streptomyces sp. 71268, the DNA window CCCGACACCCTGCCCGAGCTGTACACCCGCCTAGGCCGCGCCGCGCACCGCAACGGCGACTTCCAGCTCCGCTTCCAGGGCGCCGGCACCTTCGGCGGCCGGGCCCTGTGGGCCGGCGCGTCCAGCGGCCTGCCCCCGATGCGCCGGCTGGCCGACTCGGCGTCGGCGGCGGCCCGCCGCGCCGGGATCGAGATGGCCGAGCACCGCGCCTACACCCCGCACCTCACCCTGGCCCGCGACCGCACCGGCGCCGCCGACCTACCCCGCTACGCCGCCGCCCTCGCCGACTTCGAGGGCCACCCATGGCGCGCCGCCCACCTCAGCCTGGTCCGCAGCAACCTCCCCGACCAGGGCATCCCCGGCGCCCAGCCCCGCTACGAGACGCTGACGTCCTGGCCACTGGGCGCGTGAGCGAGGCCCCGGCGCGCGGCGACCGCGACCCGACCCCGGGTCGGTCACCGCACCGCCGGACGCTCGGGCTAACCTCGGAGGGTGGACCCGAAAATGAGAAGCTTGATCGTGAGCGGCACGTTCATCCTGCTGCTTGTGGTGGTGGCGGTGGCGGCGTTCGTGGGCTGATGCCCACTGGTGACGACGCCCTTGCCCGCCCTCCTGGGCTGATTCCGGCGTGGGCCGCTAAGGCCAGTGGATCTTGACGGGGCCTTCGGGGAGCTTGTCGGCGTTGGGGCAGTTGAGTGGGCCCCGGGCCAGCCCGCGAGCCACGGCCCCTGTGAATAGGGTTAGCTCTTTGTCACCCTTGACGGGCTTAGCGCGCTCGTATTCTTCCGCGTCGTCCTGCGTAGACATCGACGTGTCCGTACGAACGAGTATGCGGTCGGTAGAGCGCTGAATGGTGCACGGCACGTACAGCGAGACAACGTGGTTGGGTGCCATGTAGCCATAAGCCCCTCCTAGGGAGACCGGAACGCCTTTCTTCTGGACCCGGTCACGAGGGTAAACATTTCCGGGATTGTTGATGTATGAAAAGGTTGCTCGCTCGCCTCCCGCCGTCACTCTGCAGTCTCCGTAATAGGTGCCGAGGTGGGAGCTTTCCTCTCTGAATCTCTCACCCTTTTTTGGGAGAGCCTCCCTAAGGGCGTCGCTAGAGATCGCTTCGTCGCAGACTTTCTGTGGTATCGCGATGGTGTCTTCGGCAGGTGAGAACGCCCACCAAGCTCCGGCGCCA includes these proteins:
- the thpR gene encoding RNA 2',3'-cyclic phosphodiesterase is translated as MRLFAAVLPPEAATAELASAVAPLHDLPGADRLTWTARANWHFTLAFYGDVDPDTLPELYTRLGRAAHRNGDFQLRFQGAGTFGGRALWAGASSGLPPMRRLADSASAAARRAGIEMAEHRAYTPHLTLARDRTGAADLPRYAAALADFEGHPWRAAHLSLVRSNLPDQGIPGAQPRYETLTSWPLGA